A genomic segment from Sorangium aterium encodes:
- a CDS encoding thioesterase II family protein encodes MTTPSPSRDLWVGVPRPNPGARLRLFCAPYAGGGSSIYNAWWRELPAHTELCALKLPGREARMSEPPFERITPLVQALATALEPWLTKPFALYGHSLGALVCFELARELRRRGAPLPRHLLVSGRRPPHLPGSDPLHGLPEPAFLERIRRMGGTPDEVLREPELLALFLPLLRADVAVNEAEPFVPGAPLECSISAFGGINDERAERAELEGWRHHTRGAFRVEMFPGGHFFLRSAREPLLRSISAVLDDVARALPP; translated from the coding sequence ATGACGACCCCCAGCCCGAGCCGCGACCTCTGGGTCGGCGTGCCGCGGCCGAACCCTGGTGCCCGGCTTCGCCTCTTCTGTGCGCCCTATGCGGGCGGCGGCTCGTCGATCTACAACGCCTGGTGGCGCGAGCTCCCCGCGCACACCGAGCTCTGCGCGCTCAAGCTCCCCGGCCGGGAGGCGCGCATGAGCGAGCCGCCGTTCGAGCGCATCACGCCGCTCGTCCAGGCCCTCGCCACCGCGCTCGAGCCATGGCTCACGAAGCCGTTCGCGCTGTATGGCCACAGCCTCGGCGCGCTCGTCTGCTTCGAGCTCGCGCGCGAGCTCCGCCGCCGGGGTGCTCCGCTGCCGCGCCATCTCCTCGTATCGGGCCGGCGCCCGCCTCACCTTCCCGGCTCGGATCCGCTCCACGGCCTGCCCGAGCCCGCGTTTCTGGAGCGGATCCGACGCATGGGGGGCACGCCCGACGAGGTGCTGCGCGAGCCGGAGCTCCTGGCGCTCTTCCTGCCTCTCCTGCGCGCGGATGTCGCGGTCAACGAGGCCGAGCCGTTCGTCCCGGGGGCCCCGCTCGAGTGCTCGATCTCCGCGTTCGGGGGCATCAACGACGAGCGCGCGGAGCGCGCCGAGCTCGAAGGCTGGCGCCATCACACGCGCGGGGCCTTCCGGGTCGAGATGTTCCCCGGCGGGCACTTCTTCCTGCGGAGCGCCCGGGAGCCGCTCCTGCGGTCGATCTCGGCCGTCCTCGACGACGTCGC